The genome window GTAAAGAATGTTGGAGACGGCGGCCTGGGCGGACCACGCAGGAGGATTGTCGCTCACGGGGAGAGGAGCAGAGCGACGGCGGAGGGCCTTGTAGGCAATGGCggaggtcgaggaggagCTATATCGCACAGCGGCGACGCCTCTCGCGGAGGCGACCCAGCGGAGGGACGAAGTCAAGGGCCGTAGAGAAGCCATCTTGCGGAGACAGGAGAACAGGAACAGTTCTCTGGTCAGAACAAGAAGGGTTTCAGCACGGTAGAAATACCAATTGGTCCGGGCGGAGGATGGGATGAAGGTGACTCAAAGTCAGGAAGAGATAGGTCGAGGGAAATGCCGAAAAAATCAATGGGCCGTTGATAGGCCGGTGACCGGAGGCTACAGAGATACGGGGTGTAGGTGTTTGCGCGGGGGCACGGATCAGCTCGGCAAGGGTCCGCTGTAAGCTCCAAGTCTACTGTAGGTTATCAGgagctaggtacctacctatggaAACAGGGTTGTTTTCGAGCTTGCATATCACTGGCAATACTTTATACTATATGGATGAACCATTGAGTCCAGAGCGACTACAGAGGTTAAGTTGTTTTATAGGCAGTCGTATAAATTGACGCAAGACAGCAATTGACCCCAGTTCATGCCCATGACATCCCCCAGGTTTATTGCAAGCCATGCAGGGCTCAGACGAGCCACACTACCAAGCTGACCATCCAAAACCGTCCAATGGAGAAGCACTTGATAATCACTTGGAAGGAAATCTACCACGGGAATCGAAATGCCAGAGATTTacaaaataagttaatatggGCAATTGAACCCAGTGCTAATGATAGAACCAAACATTTATACAACTTTGCCTTCTGCACTCGCCTACACTTTCACCCCATGCTGCTCGTTGATATATCTGTTGCCCCAAGCTCTCCCCCACATTTGCAACCGCCGGTGTCGGGTAGCTCACCAGCCACATGTGGCGGAAGGCTGAGCGACGGGAGGTACGTGCATTCAATCAGCCTTTTCAGgttcctgctgctgctccgtAGACCATCAAACATCAACTCCACTTCAACACAGTCGCATTTCCGTTGCTATTTTTCACACCGGATTTGCATTGATACATGGGCACATTTAGACCGTCCTCGACAACTCGTTATCTTTCTGTACTTCAGCGTGGGGTAGCTCCGACCTACATCCTCTAATTTTTATTTCAATATTCGCAACTCCTCGAACGAGTATGGACGAAACAGAACGACGAACGGTGAAGCGTTCGCGCTTCGACCAGACAGAGCCGGAACCCAAGAGGACATCGCGATTTGACCGTCGCTCTCGGTCACCCCCGTCGCGTCGCTCTGAGCCTGGAAGAGACCGCAGCCCTATTGCAAAAGATGCAACTCCGGAGGCAAGAAAATCTCCAACTgatgctgccgctgccgctggtTTGTGCCCCGTCCCatgctttttctttatttcaaAGCCATCACGACAATGTTTGTCTGCACACGTCTCTAACATAATATATAGCTGCCGCTGCGGCTCGCATCAACGCGCAGCTCCAAGCTCGTAAAGGAATCCAGCACGTCGATGTACCTCCCATCAGGTCTGCTGATACCGAGTCACCACCGCCACGACCAACCTCTACACCGCAAAGCGCAAACAAAACAGCTCCGGCACTCGATGGCGAGATGTATGTTGCAGATGGCGACTACATCCAGGATATCGAAGTCAACGACCTCAGGAATCGCTACCTCCTCACCAAGGGGTCCACGCAGAAAATGGTAAATGCTCCTGATTTCAAGCCCACTGATCTTCCCAGAGCCGCTACTTTGGACTTATCTCTGCAATTGGATCGAGAATATCATGCTTACAGCTTGATAGCTCGCCTCATTACCCCCTTCGTTTCTCCTGCTGACTCCCACTTGATTAGATCAAAGACGAAACCGGCGCTGGTACGCAATTCCTTCATGTTTTTCGTAAGACATCATATTGACTTAGCAAGACATCACCACACGGGGCAGCTACTATCCTAACAAGAGTATGGCAACCGCTGCAGTAAGGATATCTTTCAGTCTTGGTTGTGCCTCATTCTGATCCCTTGTAGAATCCTCCTTTGTATCTTCACATCACGAGCACGAGCAAGTCTGGCTTGGAGTCCGCTgtcgccaagatcaacgaaCTTATCCAACAGGAACTCCCTCAACTTGTCGACGAGAGGCGTTTCCGTCGTCGAGACCAGGAGCAGGTCGAACGTGACGAGTTTGGTCGAGTGAGGTCCTCGCGATTTATGTATGGAACAATGATGCTGACAATCTTTGTGTAGCGTAAATGGCCCGAAGAGAAGATCCCTATCAGCCTAGAGCCCGTACATGGGTTCAATTTGCGTGCGCAGGTCGTTGGCCACGGAGGTGCATACGTCAAGCACATCCAGCAAGAGACAACTTGTCGTGTGCAGATTAAGGGACGAGGTTCTGGATATCTCGAGGCAGCCACTAACCAGGAGAGCGATGAAGACATGTTCCTCCATGTGACGTGAGTTGACGTGTTTGTTGCTCTGGAACATCTACAACTGACATAAACGCAGCGGCCCTGACCCCAACATGGTTGCGAAAGCCAAGGAGCTTTGCGAGGACCTGATTGCCAATGTCAAGGAACAGTACGAAGAGTTCAAGAGTCGTCCACCGCGCTACGGCGGCGACCGATATGGAGGAGATCGCTATGGCGGTGATCGCTacaatggtggtggtgaccGTAACCATTCCCATGGTGGCTCACATGGAGCTTCTCATGGCTCATATGGCGGCTCTGGTTATGGTGGATACGGGTCTAACCAGGGTGGCGCTTCAAACAGTCCAGCCGCTGCTGGCGTAAACAGTCCGACCAATGCTGCAGACTATGCCGCCCAGTACGCCCAGTACTACGGTGGCGCAGACCCTTACGCAGCCTATGGTGGTTATGCTAAGTAAGTAAAACTGACTTCTTAAGATGCCTACTGCGTGACGCTGACCATCTACTACAGCTATGTTGCTATGTACCAGCAATACTATGGAGCTCAGGCTCAAGCACAGGCTCCCGGCGCTCCTGGTGCCACCCCTGGACAGTCAGCTtcaccacctcctccgccCCCAAGTGAAgccgctcctcctcctccgccaccGCCTAGCTCGGcacctccccctcctccccctTCTGGGTCCCCTCCTGGAACAGGTGGGAGCTACGGTTCGGTATGTGGCATAGATGCCGAGATATTCAGCTCGCATTGTACAAGATATCTTCCCCTTGGGTATATGCTGACATTTGCAGGTTCCCCCTCCACCAGGCCTCTGATTCTTGATCGGGTCACCCATCACCAAAAGGGAGCCACAGAATTACAGATCTTGACAGAAAAGCATGCCGCTGGATATGGAATTTCATGGCTATGTACGTGAACGCTCCAGTTTACATTGCAGAAAGAAAGAGTGTTGATTTAGGTCTCGTATGCGATTACGAGCTATTTGAGTAGGAATTCACATCGAACCATCTTTGTATGGATGCGATTAAGAAATAGCAGCATTGCTTTCCAGTAGGTCGCAAAGTTGGTTTTTAGGAATGACATGTTGCAGGTCGAAGTACATTACACTCGCAGTGAAGAAGGTGACGtttcttataaagtatatttactatctGACAGACTAGGGACATAGCGTTTCTAATGGCTCTAGCTTGTAGAAGTTGTAGATACTAATATGCAGTGTAAGAATTAGTCATTAGTTCTTATATTAGCAAGTTTCCactctgaagctgttgaattTGAGAACTCGCAATGGATGTGGTTCGGCATTATGCAAGGCACTGAGAGACTGTGCGCGATGAGGGGCGCctccttatcgataagagaaccaacatccatcctcatcgcATCGCATGAAACCTCAACATCTACGTTAGACATGCCACCTACGTACGACTACTAAATACACTTGATTATCACGATTGCATTACACTGTAACAATTGCCCCGAGAATAAAATGGCAAGATGAGCCATCAGCGATATCCATCCCACGACCCAGTCAAGGAGCCCCATTCTATCTCGCTCAAAGTGCTTCGGTGAGCTACCTAGCCATATGAGTCCAGGTCCAGTTGGCTCCGAGctttacctaggtagctaaCGTACAATCAACTTCAAGACTGTCGCGTCCGTCGCTCGTTACTCAATACCCGATCGATCCACCCTCCTCAGTAGGCGCATCTATCAAGTCATCCCCGATCCCCGCTTCGCTCGCGTATCATTCCGAAGCTGCCTCGAACCCATCGCCTTTCCTCCTCAGTCCGGCTGTCAACCTTCCAGTATCGTTTGGCTCAGCTTATGTTGGCGAGACTTTTAGCTGCACTCTTTGCGCTAACAATGAACTACCACTAGATGCTGCCAAAAAAATTCGCGATGTGCGCATCGAAGCAGAAATGAAGACACCTGGTATGGGTGCTGTTCAgcgccttgagcttggtcCCTCATATGGCCAACTTGAAGTTGATCTTGAGTCTGGAGGTACCTTGCAGAAAGTGGTCTCGTTCGATCTTAAGGAGGAGGGTAACCACGTGCTTGCGGTAACAGTGAGCTACTACGAGGCGACAGAGACAAGTGGACGAACAAGAACTTTCCGAAAGCTTTACCAGTTTATCTGCAAAGCTTCACTCATCGTGCGGACCAAGGTGGGTCCCCTGAACTCCAACAACACTCAACAACACGGGCGATGGGTGCTCGAGGCACAGCTAGAGAACTGTAGCGAAGACGTGGTGCAGCTGGAGAAGGTGGTACTAGATACGGAACCTGGATTGCGGTATCGAGACTGCAATTGGGAGGCGAGCGGGAGTGAGAAGCCGGTACTGCATCCAGGTGAAGTGGAGCAGGTTTGCTTCGTGGTTGCGGAGGACGGCACCGAGTCGGATGTGGAGGTGACACCGGACGGGAGGATCATCTTTGGATCATTGGGAATCGGATGGAGAGGTGAGATGGGAAACAGAGGATATCTGGCTACTGGGAAATTGGGCACAAGACGAGCCGCAGCACGCTGAAGAGAACCCCTCAAAACGACGAATGAATGATACCCGCAGCTTTCAGTTGCTAATGGCGAGGACGCTATGACTCCTCCACACGACATTTTGTGACGATCTTCCTGTCTATCCCCCAGTCCGCAAAGTTCGATAGTCTATGGATGTCCAGGGCCCAGGGCTGAACAAAGTGTTCTCAAGCCGATCTCGCTTGTGAGCCGTGTCTTAAACCTCATCTAAAGGCTTTGACACACCAGGTGCCATATAAGCATTTGTCTAAGACCTGGGAGCTAATGGTAAAGACCATTGCTCATCACCAAGACACtctgcttcttgttcttaCTAGTGTTTCTGATTTGAGTGATTGACGGCACGGGGCTTCATCACATCCAATTGCCGATTACGTTTTGCTATTACAAGAGCACGAAAAGCAGTCGCTGAGTGGCCATAACGTCGACAGTATATGACTATTTCATGCTTGAACCGTCATTGACTTCACAGCAAGATCCATCCTTGTCCGGCAACTCAATATGAGCTGCATAATTCCATGAGACAAAGCTGTGACAGTCTTTGTATCCGCAAGACTTTGCGTATTGTAACTCAGTACAGGGGTTGAAAAGTATGTCACCCCAGAAATGATTGTTAGTGATAGTAATGGCACTGACTACTTGTTGGAAGAGTCACTCAGTTCTCgaaataatataaggtaAGTATTCCATGGAGTTGACGAATGGTGGTTTGTATGCAGGATCGAGCAACAGAGCTGATATCATATTACATCGTTGTAATGTGGAAAATCGAACTGAAGAAACTAAATCGAATTTCCGAAGGCGATGGCTGTATTCTAAGTGATACCTGAATTGTTCGGTTTGTTTCAGGCATTGGATGTGTACAGGAATCTAGAGTAGTTGACTCATAAGTATAGTCTGCCGGCTCAGACTATATTTCAAATCAGATTTTCAGAGACGTACCCGGTTCATCCTCGAGCCACTTTGTTTCAAGCTCGAAAGATTTCCCTCTGAAGCAAAGAACTCCCCCCGGAGACTAGGATAAGGAGGCCATGTCGATCGACCGGGATGAGCGAATATCAATCGAAACAACGCATCACACTAAGATCGATGATAGCCGCGTTGTAGCACTTGCTATCGTAGATGGGGGACCAATGGCCAGGTACGTAACACACGGTCCAACGTGGATAGCGACCTGAAACAGACGACGCCGTCGAGGTGTAAGTGTTGCGGGCGGATGGGATGGCGGCATTAGTATGATTGTGACGGCCATTGCGCTCAGGCCTAGCTTGGTTGTTCGGCACTTTACCTGACACTCATCATGCAGACCGATGAAGGACGGGTGCTCCGAGAGATGAACAAGGACGAAGCAACGCCTTTCTGCGAGCTTGAAAATTCCAAGCCTAATTGGAGCCCCCTAGTGTCAGGTCGCGGTCCAAAGGAGAGCTGAATCCCTGCGAGCAGTCAAAGGGAGCGCAAGTCGTTCTGTATCCGCGACCCAGTGAATACTAATCAAGAAAATATAGCTCGGTTTGTGTGGAAACATGACGATATGCTTGAAGGGGTCGTCAGATATGGCTGGCTAAATCATTTGACAAGGTGAGTTGTCATGTGTCAGAAGATCGAGTTTGTATTAGATTCGGCTCATGGCTTGCTAAAGATAGCAGTGGGCTAGGCCATCATAATATGATCAACTTGAGCTGGCCCGATGACTGTCAGATTTATATGAGTCCTCTGTACGGATAGTAGCAAATAATCCGTTATCCAAGTTTAGATTTGAGTGAGGGTGTGGCTACTTAATCAGACAGTGTGTGAACGTTAATTCAAGGACTTGCCGACTCGGGAGAGATGTGCCAGGGCTGAGTAGGCCCCATGTCTAAGTTTCTTCACATTGATCCTGATTCTTTCTTGACTTCCTGTCTTGTCGATGGTGACTTGAATAAGGCTCTTGGATTGGCCAACGCAGGGCCCATGTACACAtacatactgtactgtacatacaAACAAAGATGGGGTGGAGGGTGGATGCAGAATGGATGTTTAAAGCGTGTCTGCTTCGCGTATTAGTGTATTAGTGTGTTTACTACGGAGGCGTCCCTCGCGTGTCGAGTGTCGTCTATCACCGTCAATGCTCCGTACCTGCATCACAACGTGGCTCGTGCTTTCGTATTCCATGAGATGCGTCAGGGGCATTGTCGTTGGCCCTGACTTTGGCCTATGTTAGGAGGATTTTCTTGGCCACTTCCCCTAGACTATTGACGCTGGTGCCAAATTTGGCGCCTCAAAAGTCAATTAATAGGCCCAGGATCGAATATTCATTGGGAGGTATCACTGAGCTTGAGCCTCTCAATGAGCCTgtaaaaggaagaagaaaagggggTTGAAAGAAAGATTCGTCCTTAATTGAACAGGAGTTggaaatattaataaggaagCACGTCGTCCAATCACGACCTCGCCTCAAGGACGGCATCAAATTCTGTAAATGGCAAGAGTCATCCATTTCCATCAACAAGATCTACAGGGTGTTGTCAATTTTGGGCTTCGAGACGGGCAACCACCAGCGTCTGACCTGCCTCCCTTGTACAACTCGACCGTCGATCGGAAGGAACGATGTCAGGGCAAGCCTTCCTTGGATTCTAAGGTAGgtacgcacgcacgcacgcacgcacgctgGGTTGTACCAACAAAAAGCAAGAGCAACGAGCAGATTGAAAAGTGTCCGTTTAACTTCGTTCTCGCATTGTTTTCAGCTCCCATTGAAGCAAAGAATGTGGAGAGAAGCTAACTACTACCACAACGGCGTCTGGAGTCTCTGGACTACAGAGTATCCGTACACCCACACATCCATAATAGCGTCAAGGTCCAATTAAACAAGTCGGATGGAGACACAACTGACGTAGGCGGCCAAACAACGCCTGCCCTGCTTTCATGAAAGAATCCACGAAAAAAGCAATGCCCCTCATGACATCCAATCTCAAAGAGGCAATCAAGTCAAGGGTCATATATTGAATGATAAGTATGAATCACAAATACCAACAGACAAGGCAAAGTAATGAAAGATCAAAGTCGTCTTGAGTCCCCGCCAACAAACATCGATCTTGATATGTGTAGTGTTTCCGACACACCCTCCACACATTGTCCCCACGAAAAGTCGGTAATAAACGAGGACAGGACACTGAGACTCCTCCAATCGGGGCTTTATTCTTTTCACGTATTTGGGCTTCATGGTTTCACATCCTTCTCTCTTCAATTGCTCATTAATTTATCACGGTGTGCTCCAGAGAATAGGCACAACGCACTTTATCCAACACCCGTACAGCCGTTACGCAACCCGTGGCTGACTTCGGCCGGGGCGATACAAATGGGGGATCTCGCACTTTAATGGGGACTGGACAGGCAGACAGACTCGCACTCAAACCAAGACCATCCCTGACCGTGTCCCGGTTCTGGAGGACACAGTATTTTGTCTCATGCTCTTCGCCGGGATGCTCGTGCCTCTCAGGAACATGCTGTtctgtacctaggtaggtagtgaaGTGTATGTAGGTATCTGTACGGCAGGTACCCTTGAGAGGCCATCCATCATTTCAAAACGACAGCACATCAGGCTGTTGCTGCACTGACAGTTCGGTTTGGCTGATATCAGGCACAAAGGGGGAGATCACATAATAGGACAACTCATCAGACGCCATCGGTGATGAGTGCCGTTTTTCACCTGTCCACTGCATCAAGCATGCAGCTGGGTGAAGCCTGTTGATACAGACGGATACAGTATCCCGCATACATACGCAGGCACGCCCAACTATACATACATATTGTTGACGCCTCATATCGTATGTATGCAGTGTTGCACCCGCAGCATGGCCGCCCCGTCGGGACCGTGACATTTGCGATAgaagtatttttaagctgAGGACTGTTGTTTCCTTTATATGTCCAGAAGGCAGACCTGAACCCATGGTCGATAATAAGCACTCcaaccaacatccatcaccaccatcacttGGGATGTTGGCTCGCTCAGCTACGGATAATGTGGCACCCCATTCCTTAGCTGATGGAGCAAAGACGGCGACTAAGTGGGCATTGTTATGGGGACGGGAGGGACACCCATGAAGCCTGCCTTGGGGGTGAGGAAATACAGCGGACGGGCTTTGGTGGGAGATCAGCGATTTTTGGTGTAAGTCATTCCGCTGTTTTTCCTCACCCCGAGGCCTGCGTCCTGGAGGTCAGGGGATAAGACCTGACACTAACTAGCGATTCCTGGTCTGCAGCATGATCGTGGAGCATACCACACGCGCGACTTTACATGTACACTGTACCGACAAGAGTTGAACGAGCGGTGGGGGTGAAGAGCGCATATCCATATCCGAAGCAGACTCGACGAATGCTGGTGTGGGCTTCGAACATAAGCACAATGGATGGGAGAAGGCATCAATCAACAAAACTATTATGGCCCGTGGATTCGCTGGCGCTCGCCTGAAACCCCTGAGGCTGGTCGTttgatggaagaggaagagagaaagcCGAGTGAATAGCTATGTATTGTGCTGCATCTAGATACGTGGATGGCCAACCGTTGATGGGTGCATCCGTCGAATAGCAGTGCTTGGAAAAAGCGACGGCGTGCGCCTCAAGATCGAcggcttgcttgcttgtggAATCGGTCAATATCTTTAGCACACCAAAAGCCAGTCAGCCAGTAGTTAGCTGTCAGGTACCTTGCAGCAGAAGTGCGTCTGGTAGATTCTGTTATTTGGCTTGGGCAATTGTGAAGTGCCTCGATGAAAGGTTAGATAATAGAtatttgttgttgttgctagCTTGTTGAGGGAAGCACATCTATGGTCTGTTAAAAACAGCGATAGATTTTGcagctcactcactcacctgCATGATCCATATAATgccatgtatgtatgcaatAACCCTTGTCGTCCCAGCCCCGGTTTGTGGGATATGCTCCTATGCTGTGAGTTAGTGATTGTTTGCAGTTCAAATGGAAGCCAGCGGTGAGTATCATGATAGCACCTAAgaggaatggatggatggtagAAGTCGTCACGCTCCGAGCGGTTGAATATCAGGGGCACTTCTCAGTGGTCGGTCCCCTAAGAAAGAGGTCCCCCCTGCCACCCGACACTGCAACCCCACGGCTTTAGGCGTACGGACTGTGTGGCAGCCCCTACGAGAGAGCTACCTTAGACAGCCATCCCGGGAAACCCCTGGACAGGCAACAGGCGCCCACCAAAGGAAGCTGCAGCTCCCGCGGCGTTCTCCAACTTTTTCGCGGATAACCTAGAAAGAAAGATTTGGGACTTGGACCCTAAATTCATCAATCAATCGCCCGCTCTATCGCCTCCTCAGTCAGTCAATCACTCACTAAAAGGAGCCTCCTCCAGGTTTCTAGCGTGCGTCGACACCCCCCTGGTCTGGTTTGGTCAGGTCAACATTCTACTGTATGCATGCTCCGTCGCTGTCTTTGGTCTGCAAAACGAGGTATCCAATACCAACGTACGTCCACAAGTACCTGTACTTCATTCACGTTCCTCGTTAGATAACCCAATACGGTACCTAAAAGTTACTGTATGAGCAGAGATCGACACTGAATCCTCGTTCTTCCTcctgggttgggttgggttgtGCCATTTTatcatctcatccttctACTTACTCTCTTTATCACGGCCTTTTCCCTTTCTACTCCTtcactttcttcttcaacatttgGGCTCGGTGGCTTTCTGGAGTTCTTGCATCTCCCTTATCCCCTCCGTTCGGTTTCCAGCTGGCTTGTCCATCCACTTTAAACTAACTTTTGGCTCCCGTTACGTACAACCAGGAGCGGCTCTGGGCGACTGGCTCATCGctacacatacatacagcATTTGCTTGCTGCGTTTCCTCGAGCGCATCATCTGTACTTACCGCATTCCGAGCCTATTGTTGACCCAATTTCGGCCTCGAAAAGCAACGGTCTTCGCTTGGTCCTGAGTCGCCCACAGCTGAGCTTACCGTTATCGCTGTCTTCGTACTCGCctgataaaaaaaagcccTGGCACTGATCCTGTCGTTCA of Fusarium musae strain F31 chromosome 5, whole genome shotgun sequence contains these proteins:
- a CDS encoding hypothetical protein (EggNog:ENOG41) produces the protein MSHQRYPSHDPVKEPHSISLKVLRLSRPSLVTQYPIDPPSSVGASIKSSPIPASLAYHSEAASNPSPFLLSPAVNLPVSFGSAYVGETFSCTLCANNELPLDAAKKIRDVRIEAEMKTPGMGAVQRLELGPSYGQLEVDLESGGTLQKVVSFDLKEEGNHVLAVTVSYYEATETSGRTRTFRKLYQFICKASLIVRTKVGPLNSNNTQQHGRWVLEAQLENCSEDVVQLEKVVLDTEPGLRYRDCNWEASGSEKPVLHPGEVEQVCFVVAEDGTESDVEVTPDGRIIFGSLGIGWRGEMGNRGYLATGKLGTRRAAAR